Proteins from one Esox lucius isolate fEsoLuc1 chromosome 19, fEsoLuc1.pri, whole genome shotgun sequence genomic window:
- the LOC109616943 gene encoding uncharacterized protein LOC109616943, which yields MKSLFVPPESSTNLWPADSVLDKNSKETAEASRTKPGGSQSGVELLEKKIWATAKAIFHSLKTKIRSYLIMERCAKATTAQAKETLGHILVSIYDVLSNSDQMSAADLSQIDNLIATMLDNIYYMSSSCGEEVISRDQQRPLSTLSSSSANSTISSKSKSSVRYFDSEWEFSLPGTPTLFDVPEVVTPPIVRSSVIDMSKPTKAQISTCDARKSMYALADSIMKVVYPEGKGQVMSHSDLAAAMLRLEVLISQGRVGALSRDLTHQINSIISDSNLSPLVLTVTAGKRASDTALDKLKDTKVGKPTCYELVHLFAEESVKCLLLPSLLPSYSKMGLAQGVSVPATVSEDRSSCSSGSSELIDIVNLFTNVLVSQVMESVVFDAPSRASSPTERLKTTVAQGFGNSMAGEKENANRCSDVAHNIECGRLSASPNALPLTPSSDHLDSDDFTSLISMLVVRLLTKIHSKTDLHSVDIAGRSQQLIPKVMAAFCAMSGYSETQAYPEKLNICKVYRAVYKHILEETGSEKILQMAMSTQDSQFERILVKSLSKELFDCCNQATRASSRTLFEATGPETLPLVEDVKANKVKFSFLHKFVRVVNPSKKNKKDCTKTCDLTKSKDLTTAEDILVSSINSHAATSAALVTPEDHVTSSEKEKPFVRRMFAAISKFMSRPFTCFSKRK from the exons ATGAAGAGCCTTTTTGTGCCCCCAGAGTCTTCTACGAATCTATGGCCGGCAGACTCTGTGCTTGACAAGAACAGTAAAGAAACAGCTGAAGCCTCTAGAACCAAACCCGGAGGCTCCCAATCTGGCGTGGAGCTTTTGGAGAAGAAGATATGGGCAACTGCAAAGGCCATTTTCCACAGCCTAAAGACAAAGATAAGAAGTTACTTAATAATGGAAAGGTGTGCCAAAGCAACGACCGCTCAAGCCAAAGAAACACTTGGCCATATTCTGGTTTCCATTTATGATGTACTCTCTAATTCTGACCAAATGTCCGCAGCAGACCTTTCACAAATAGATAATCTGATTGCAACTATGCTGGACAACATTTACTATATGAGCAGTAGTTGTGGTGAGGAAGTGATCTCCCGAGACCAACAGCGGCCACTTTCCACTTTATCGTCTTCATCAGCCAATTCGACGATATCTTCCAAATCAAAGTCATCCGTCAGATACTTTGACTCAGAGTGGGAATTTTCACTCCCTGGCACTCCCACCCTTTTTGATGTCCCAGAGGTTGTCACTCCACCTATTGTGAGAAGTTCAGTCATTGACATGAGCAAACCCACTAAGGCACAGATATCGACATGTGATGCCAGGAAATCCATGTATGCTTTAGCAGATAGCATCATGAAGGTGGTGTATCCTGAGGGAAAAGGGCAGGTTATGTCTCACTCGGATCTGGCAGCTGCAATGCTTAGACTGGAGGTTCTCATATCTCAGGGGAGGGTTGGTGCTCTCTCACGTGATCTGACTCACCAAATAAACAGCATAATTTCTGACAGCAACTTGTCCCCTCTGGTTCTCACTGTGACGGCTGGAAAGAGAGCTTCTGATACGGCTCTTGATAAACTAAAAGACACAAAGGTGGGGAAGCCCACTTGTTACGAGTTAGTCCATCTGTTTGCAGAGGAGTCTGTGAAATGCCTCCTGCTACCTAGCCTTTTGCCTTCGTATTCAAAGATGGGTCTGGCTCAGGGTGTCAGTGTGCCGGCAACTGTGTCTGAAGATAGGAGCTCTTGCTCCTCCGGTTCATCAGAATTAATTGATATAGTCAACCTGTTTACAAATGTATTGGTGAGCCAGGTCATGGAGTCTGTGGTTTTTGATGCCCCAAGCAGAGCATCATCTCCAACTGAAAGGCTAAAGACCACTGTGGCACAAGGCTTTGGGAACAGCATggctggagagaaagagaatgcaAACCGTTGTTCTGATGTTGCTCACAACATTGAGTGTGGTCGTCTGTCAGCCAGCCCAAATGCTTTGCCTCTAACCCCATCCTCTGATCACTTAGACAGTGATGACTTCACCAGCCTCATCAGCATGCTGGTGGTGAGACTTCTGACAAAGATTCATTCCAAAACAGATCTGCACTCAGTTGACATTGCAGGCAGATCACAGCAGCTGATCCCGAAGGTCATGGCCGCCTTCTGTGCAATGTCGGGCTACTCTGAGACCCAAGCTTATCCGGAAAAGCTGAATATTTGTAAAGTATACAGGGCAGTGTACAAACATATTTTGGAGGAGACTGGATCAGAGAAAATCCTGCAAATGGCTATGTCAACTCAGGACTCACAATTTGAGAGGATTCTTGTCAAGTCCTTGAGTAAAGAGCTTTTTGACTGCTGCAATCAGGCAACTAGGGCCTCCTCTAGAACATTGTTCGAAGCCACAGGACCTGAGACTCTTCCTCTGGTTGAGGATGTGAAGGCCAACAAAGTGAAGTTCTCCTTCCTACATAAGTTTGTCAGAGTGGTCAAT CCCTCAAAGAAGAACAAAAAGGATTGCACGAAGACCTGCGACCTCACCAAATCTAAAGACCTGACTACTGCCGAGGACATCTTGG TGTCCAGCATAAATTCACATGCTGCTACATCTGCTGCCTTGGTAACTCCAGAGGATCATGTGACTTCATCTGAAAAGGAGAAGCCCTTTGTTAGGAGGATGTTTGCAGCAATCTCCAAATTCATGTCCAGGCCTTTCACGTGCTTCTCAAAGAGGAAGTAA